The nucleotide sequence GCGAAAGCAGCGCCTGCCTTCCCGGCGCACCTTCGCGCGCTACCTGGAGCAGGCCGAGGACAGCCTGGAACCGGCCCTGGCCGCCGTGGCCCAACGGGCCAAGATGGCTGAGGAAGCCCTCATTCGGGCCAACCTGCGCCTGGTGGTGGCCTTTGCCAAACGCTACATCGGCCAGGGCAGCCCCTTCCTGGACCTAATCCAGGAAGGCAACATCGGCCTGCTCAAAGCCGTGCACAAGTTCGACCCCGCGCGGGGGTACAAGTTCAGCACCTACGCCACCTGGTGGATTCGCCAGGCCATCACCCGCTCCATCGCCGAGCAGGCCCGGACCATTCGCCTCCCCGTACACCTGCTGGACACCCTGCATCGGCTGACCCGCCTGCAACGGGAACTGGCCCAAACCTACGGTCGGGAACCTACCCTGGAGGAGTTGGCGGTCGAGGGAGGCTTTCTTTCCGCCGAAGACGCGGCGGCCGTACGTGAGGCCTGGGCCACCAAGCGTCCCCTCCCCCCCCTGCTGGCCCAACGCCTGGAAGCCGCCGTCCAAAAAGTGCGCGACCTCATCCGCGCCTCGGTGGAGCCGGTCTCGCTGGACGCGCCCGTGGGCGACGAGGAGGACGCCGACCTGGCCGATTTCATCGAAGACGAAGACGCCACGCAGCCCATCGATTACGCCGCCCGCGAACTGCTCCGGGAGCAAATCCAGTCGGCCCTAGCTGCCCTCAGCGAACGCGAGCGCCAGGTGCTCGAATTGCGCTTTGGCCTGCTGGACGGCAAAAGCCACACCCTTGAAGAGGTGGGGCGCCACTTCAACATCACCCGCGAGCGGGTGCGCCAAATCGAGGCCAAAGCCCTGCGCAAACTACGCCACCCTTCGCGCAGCAGGCTACTGCGCGACTATCTCCAGTGAAGCCGAAACCTGAGGGCTGCCCCGGTGCCTCAAGGCGAGAGCGTCCCTGGCTTCCACGAGGGGATGGGACCAAAATCCCCCCGGTCCATCCGGTCGAGGAAGGCCCGGGCCGCCTTCAGATATGGCAATTCTTGACGATTCTCCGGCATGAGATGGCGCAGCAAATCGATGCGCAGCCGCCGCAGCAACTGCTCTTCTTTATCCCCCCACTTTCCCAACAAACGCAACCCATAAAGGGCCTGGAAGGCGTTCCACATGAGCGGGATGCGGTCAAACTGGGCCTCGCTCTCGCGGAAATGCCTTTCCGCCTCCCCGGGCTTGCCCCGCAGCAGGTTCAAGTACCCCATCAGGGTATGGGTCCAGGCAACATAGATGGGCATGTTTTTGGCCTGGGCTTCCCGGTGGGCCCGGTGGGCCTGCTCCTCGGCCAGGTCCCATTGCCGATGGTACATCCCCAGGAGTGCCAGGGCGGTTCGGATGGGCACGACCAGCAGATAAGCCCCGCGCTCCAGCCCGACATCCAGCGCATTGCCCAGCAGCATGGCCGCCACTTCCGGCTGCCCCTGCCAGGCATACACCAGCCCCAGGCGATGGAGTATATTGAACTTGACGAAGGACTCCTTGGCCCGCTCCTGGGCACGCAGGAAATAAGGCATGGCTTCATCCAACGCACCCAGAGCGAGGAAAATATCCCCCTGAATGCGCAGAGCCGTGGCCTCGATTTCGGGATGGTGATATTCCCGCCCCACCTGCAACGCCCTCTCGGCCATGGCCCAGGCCGGTCCCAGATGGCCCAAATCCAGCAAATGCATGGCGCGATACAGATAAGCCGAGCCCAGCAAACGCCATTTCTGCAGGCTCTGCAACCAATCGATAGCCCGAAGCGCCTTTTGCGCTCCCTCCCGGTACTCTCCCAGGTAATAGTGTACAAAGGAAAGCAGGCTCAAAGCCCCGGCCTGGCCGTAGGGACGCCGGACGCCCTCGTACAGCGCCATCGCCCGCTGGGCGCTCTCCTTGGCCTCCCATAAATCCCCGGAAAGCGTGAGGCACATACCCAACTCGTACAAAGCGTCGCCCAGGGCGCGGGCAATATGCGGGTCCTCCTCGCGGCCCTCCCCGAAGGACAAGGCTTCTCGCAGC is from Anaerolineae bacterium and encodes:
- a CDS encoding sigma-70 family RNA polymerase sigma factor; protein product: MSSETLWLPDEEEGAPAPQDIDEGEEMAAEEAHREDLGSDTVRLYLWEIGRTELLTADQEFWLATMVDAQRRLTNLQTHHPLAQKRHGAKGLFRALYAEMETAWTRVLEDLARWEVDPPEFVLLLTEAQMLHETWKSDVPSYLRSFLNQGNWGKDALWDSMAANAYQVFVAAYILPPELAEPLKDFYQRKQRLPSRRTFARYLEQAEDSLEPALAAVAQRAKMAEEALIRANLRLVVAFAKRYIGQGSPFLDLIQEGNIGLLKAVHKFDPARGYKFSTYATWWIRQAITRSIAEQARTIRLPVHLLDTLHRLTRLQRELAQTYGREPTLEELAVEGGFLSAEDAAAVREAWATKRPLPPLLAQRLEAAVQKVRDLIRASVEPVSLDAPVGDEEDADLADFIEDEDATQPIDYAARELLREQIQSALAALSERERQVLELRFGLLDGKSHTLEEVGRHFNITRERVRQIEAKALRKLRHPSRSRLLRDYLQ